The Mesotoga sp. Brook.08.105.5.1 DNA segment GCAAGTTGATAGAGATCGCCCTTTTTCTTGATTAGAATCGTATTGCCAGTGAAGAATGATACTGAAAACAGACCAAGAACTAGACATGCGGCCACAGTTCCGAGCATCTTGTAGGGTCTGCTCTTTAGCTTCTTGATCTTGCCAACAGTCCTCTTCTTAAGCTCATCAGAAGGTCTGTAAGAGCAGCTTTCCTTAAGAGCTCCAATCACCTTCACATAACTCCTAATTTCCTTCTTCTCATCAACCCTCATTTCCTCTAAAGGGATCTCGCGATCCAAAATGCGGACAAATCTCAGTTCATCCAATGTAACCTACCTCCTCGAGCATCTCCTTGAGTCGCTTTCTTGCATAGTGTAACCTGCTTTTCACCGTTCCGACCGGCTTTTCAAGTATATCGGCGATCTCCTCGTACGACAGGTCATCTATGTCTCTCAACTTAATCAGCAAACGATCATCTTCGGAAAGCTTGCCAACCACTAACATGAGTTCTTCAAAAGAAATCTCATCCATAACTTCCCCAAAAACGTTCGTAGTTGCCGGCGGCTCAAATGTTACTTTGTCTTCGCTCTCTACGAAATCAGTCAAGAACTCGTTGTTCCGTTTTCTCTTGGCCAATGTGTCTTTGCAAACATTCACCGCAATCCTGTATAACCAAGTCGATAGTTTGGCGTCTCCACGGAACTTCTTGACGTTCTTGAAGACTTTTATAAAGACTTCCTGGATAACATCTTCTACATCATCATATCCAAGATACGATTTGATAACACTACCCAATCTCGGGGCGTAGTCATCATACAAGACTTCGTATGCCCAAACTTTCTTCTTCTTCAGTCCGTCTAGTAGCTTCTTTTCGTCCAACCATACCACCCTAATCTGTTCTATATGACGATGGAGAAGCGAACAGGGTTCAACTTCGCAAGTTAATTATACTAATTAATCGAGATTAATCATATCAATCCATTATAGACTGCAAATTCTTTTTACATGCGAATCATAAAATGAAAATGGCGAAACGCAGGAGCTCGACCTGTGTAAGAGAAGCAAATCAATGCAGGTCGAAAAAAACAAGC contains these protein-coding regions:
- a CDS encoding sigma-70 family RNA polymerase sigma factor, whose product is MDEKKLLDGLKKKKVWAYEVLYDDYAPRLGSVIKSYLGYDDVEDVIQEVFIKVFKNVKKFRGDAKLSTWLYRIAVNVCKDTLAKRKRNNEFLTDFVESEDKVTFEPPATTNVFGEVMDEISFEELMLVVGKLSEDDRLLIKLRDIDDLSYEEIADILEKPVGTVKSRLHYARKRLKEMLEEVGYIG